The genomic interval TCACCGTGACCGAACGGGGGCCCCTTCTGATCTACGGCCGCCCGCCGCTGGCCGAACAGTTCATCATGCCCGACGATGCCGGCGAAAGCTGGTATTTCCAAGAAGGGCGCCGCTTCCCGACCGAGGCGGAACCCACGGCGCTGTGCCGCTGCGGAGCCTCGAAGCGCAAACCCTATTGCGACGGCACGCACGAACGCACGGAGTGGGATCCGGAACCGACCTCCCGCGACGAGGCGGAGCTGATCGAGGGAGGGTCGCTCACGATGACCGACAACGCCCGCTACTGCGTCTTCGCACGCTTCTGCCATCCCTGCGGCGATGCTTGGACGCTCACCGAACGCTCCGACGCCCCCGAAGCCCGACAGATGGCCATCCGCGAGGCCTCGATGTGCCCGAGCGGCCGTCTCATGGCCTGGGACCGGACAACGGGCAAGCCCTTCGAGTTCCGCTTCGCCCCCAGCCTCGGACTGATCGAGGACCCTGCCATCGGCTCCAGCGGCGGCCTCTGGGTGCGCGGCGGCATTCCGGTACGGCGCGAAGACGGGCGCACCTACGAAATCCGCAACCGCACGGTGCTCTGCCGCTGCGGGAAGTCGGCCAACAAACCCTATTGCGACGGCACGCACGCAGCGGTCAAATGGCGCGACGGCCTCGCGGGCGAACCGGTCGGGGAGCGGTTGCCCGAAGAGGTCTGCTGACGCTGCGGAACCGGGTGTCCGCAGCCGCCGTACGCAGCCCGGACACGACCGCTCCGGAAAAAGGGATTCGCCCCTGCTGCACTGTTTGCGGCAGGGGCGAATCCGTCCGAACCGTCCGGCGGCGGGAACATCCCGCCCGCGCGGCGCGCCGTCACTTCCCGGCCCGATCGAAATAGCTTCGGAAGAAGAGCAGTTGATGGGGCAGCGAGGAGCCCCAATATTCGCCCGTGTGGGCCCCGGGACGCGTGAGGAAGTCGTGACCGACACCCTGCCGGAGCAGCTTTTCGTGCAACGCCACGTTCACGCCGTAGAAAAAGTCGTCATACCCGCAATCCACGAAAATCGCCAGTTCGCCGTCCCGGAGCGAATCGACCGCATTGATGACCGTATGGGCGTCCCAGCGGGCCTGATTCTCCCGCTCCTCGCCCAGTTGCGCCTTCATTTCCCACGAATCGGGGAAGGGCCGGATATCCACGCCGCCCGACACCGAGCCGACCGCTCCGAAGCGGTCCTTGTGGCGCACGGCCGTCCACAATGCGCCGTGGCCGCCCAT from Alistipes dispar carries:
- a CDS encoding CDGSH iron-sulfur domain-containing protein, producing MSKTKIETGSSPAEERFGITVTERGPLLIYGRPPLAEQFIMPDDAGESWYFQEGRRFPTEAEPTALCRCGASKRKPYCDGTHERTEWDPEPTSRDEAELIEGGSLTMTDNARYCVFARFCHPCGDAWTLTERSDAPEARQMAIREASMCPSGRLMAWDRTTGKPFEFRFAPSLGLIEDPAIGSSGGLWVRGGIPVRREDGRTYEIRNRTVLCRCGKSANKPYCDGTHAAVKWRDGLAGEPVGERLPEEVC